Proteins from a genomic interval of Bifidobacterium longum subsp. infantis ATCC 15697 = JCM 1222 = DSM 20088:
- a CDS encoding very short patch repair endonuclease: MGDRSLRLSSSPQRHGSLECVNRKKQPVEKYERGTRSYTMSHIRGKDTKIEVLVRSYLFRKGLRFRKNDKRYPGHPDVVLPKYHTIVFVNGCFWHMHEGCSKHSMPKSNVEFWQAKLLRNHNRDIAQRAELEAAGWRVITVWECELTKAVRDERLARLYEQIVEGDADSAE; this comes from the coding sequence ATGGGTGATCGTTCGCTCAGGCTTTCATCCTCGCCGCAACGTCACGGTAGTCTGGAGTGCGTGAATCGCAAGAAACAGCCAGTGGAGAAGTATGAGCGGGGCACCCGTTCGTACACGATGTCGCATATTCGCGGCAAAGACACCAAAATCGAGGTGCTGGTACGCAGCTACCTGTTTCGCAAGGGTTTGCGATTCCGCAAGAACGACAAGCGTTACCCCGGCCACCCGGATGTAGTACTGCCGAAATACCACACCATCGTGTTTGTCAACGGCTGTTTCTGGCACATGCATGAAGGATGTTCCAAACATTCGATGCCGAAATCGAACGTGGAATTCTGGCAGGCGAAACTACTGCGCAATCACAATCGAGACATCGCGCAGCGAGCCGAACTGGAGGCCGCTGGCTGGCGTGTAATTACCGTATGGGAGTGCGAATTAACGAAAGCCGTGCGCGACGAACGCCTCGCACGGCTGTATGAGCAGATTGTTGAAGGAGATGCAGATTCAGCGGAATAA
- a CDS encoding Gfo/Idh/MocA family protein — translation MSRFNGKRAEFEASGEKINVAILGAGRIAHTMADTLTQMAEDSLYSSWIHPYAVAARDITRAQAFANQWHFDKAYGSYEELVADPDVDLVYIATPHSLHAEQAILCMKAGKNVLVEKSFTANAGQAREALAVAEETGMLCTEAIWTRYMPSRKLINEVIESGEIGEVKAASANLCYPVSGKARMTDPACAGGALLDVGVYPLNFLDMAIGADHGRTLDHFDTSMVPAETGVDAQNSTTLYYDDGTMAVSTSSMLVSSDRGGYVWGTEGYLVVTNINNPESIDIYNNDHKPVRSIAVPLQLTGYEYEVADAANALLDGKIECEAMPHADTIRIMELMDAIRDRWGLKFPFES, via the coding sequence ATGAGTCGATTCAATGGCAAGCGCGCCGAGTTCGAGGCCAGCGGCGAAAAAATCAACGTCGCGATTCTGGGTGCGGGCCGCATAGCTCACACCATGGCCGATACCCTGACCCAGATGGCTGAAGATTCACTGTATTCCTCATGGATTCACCCGTATGCGGTGGCGGCCCGTGATATTACGCGCGCGCAGGCTTTTGCCAACCAGTGGCATTTTGACAAGGCTTATGGATCGTATGAGGAGTTGGTGGCGGACCCGGATGTGGATCTGGTGTATATCGCCACCCCGCACAGTCTGCACGCCGAACAGGCGATCCTGTGTATGAAAGCCGGCAAGAACGTGCTGGTGGAGAAGTCGTTCACCGCGAACGCCGGACAGGCACGTGAGGCGCTGGCCGTGGCCGAGGAAACCGGCATGCTGTGCACGGAGGCCATCTGGACGCGCTACATGCCCAGCCGCAAGCTCATCAACGAAGTTATCGAGTCCGGCGAGATCGGCGAGGTGAAAGCGGCGAGCGCCAACCTGTGCTATCCGGTGTCCGGCAAGGCACGTATGACCGATCCGGCCTGTGCCGGTGGCGCGCTGCTCGATGTGGGCGTGTATCCGCTGAACTTCCTGGATATGGCGATCGGTGCCGACCATGGCCGTACACTTGATCATTTCGATACGTCGATGGTGCCCGCCGAAACCGGTGTGGATGCGCAGAATTCCACCACGTTGTATTACGATGATGGCACGATGGCCGTGTCCACCAGTTCGATGCTGGTTTCCTCCGATCGCGGCGGCTACGTGTGGGGCACCGAAGGGTATTTGGTGGTCACCAATATCAACAATCCCGAGTCCATCGATATCTACAACAACGATCACAAGCCCGTGCGCAGCATTGCGGTGCCGCTGCAGTTGACCGGTTATGAGTATGAGGTGGCCGATGCGGCCAACGCGCTGCTGGATGGCAAGATCGAATGCGAGGCGATGCCGCACGCCGACACCATCCGCATCATGGAGCTGATGGATGCGATTCGTGACCGCTGGGGCCTGAAGTTCCCGTTTGAATCCTGA